One stretch of Bombina bombina isolate aBomBom1 chromosome 7, aBomBom1.pri, whole genome shotgun sequence DNA includes these proteins:
- the RASSF7 gene encoding ras association domain-containing protein 7, which translates to MELKVWVDGVQRVVCGVSEQTSCQDVVIALAQAIGQTGRYILIQTFRDKERQLLPHEKPLEFLAKSGQYANDVQFILRRTGPSLTERPASDTTPLPPERTFVRSSLPLNPRTVTTDATRSKEPKKSLTFNLGSTSSSEVLTKHRQKQHNGVANKEGAPAKQPSKEEIFKMVLRQQEQLNSLEMQNDSLGKDIQTWERGRAGGPLEEEEDEVAFLERLIRRNEAELGEERFWLDELQRERLEEQERQERVRKLRVTMEEYTQKIQELSEKTETLELEIQREASKRVSGEPSQAELDEMVTKMRKELDAKNGQGHQLESNLANVEWACEEAMRNLQVRNQELEELNKDLRQCNLQQFILQTGSTVTNGQLRSDEESFPDPTDLQSSRHHKSRGPTDSPPQNTAKHVLSHSRNVKNTLVSSMKPEVLSSRETSWT; encoded by the exons ATGGAGCTGAAAGTCTGGGTTGATGGGGTACAACGCGtggtctgcggagtgtctgaacagACGTCCTGTCAAGATGTGGTCATTGCGCTGGCGCAGGCCATTG GTCAAACAGGACGCTACATCCTCATTCAGACTTTCCGGGATAAGGAAAGGCAACTTCTGCCTCATGAGAAACCTCTGGAGTTTCTTGCCAAAAGTGGACAATATGCCAATGATGTCCAGTTTATCTTGAGACGTACAGGGCCCAGTTTGACTGAGCGACCAGCATCTGATACTACCCCTCTTCCCCCAGAGAGGACTTTTGTCCGATCCAGTCTACCTCTGAATCCCAGGACTGTTACTACAGATGCCACACGGTCAAAGGAGCCCAAAAAATCCCTGACTTTTAATCTAGGATCCACGAGCTCTAGTGAAGTTCTAACCAAACACAGGCAAAAGCAGCATAATGGTGTGGCAAATAAAGAAGGAGCTCCTGCAAAACAACCTAGCAAAGAGGAGATATTTAAAATGGTGCTACGTCAACAGGAGCAGCTAAATTCCTTGGAGATGCAAAATGACTCTTTGGGTAAAGATATCCAAACATGGGAACGAGGGAGGGCAGGGGGGCCTTTAGAAGAGGAAGAGGATGAGGTAGCTTTTTTGGAAAGGCTAATCCGTCGCAATGAGGCCGAGCTAGGAGAGGAGCGGTTTTGGCTTGATGAACTACAAAGGGAAAGACTAGAGGAACAAGAGAGGCAGGAACGAGTAAGAAAATTGAGAGTCACAATGGAGGAATATACACAGAAAATTCAAGAGCTTAGTGAAAAGACTGAGACTCTTGAACTAGAAATTCAAAGAGAGGCATCTAAGAGGGTTTCAGGAGAACCAAGTCAGGCTGAACTTGATGAAATGGTGACCAAAATGAGAAAGGAACTGGATGCTAAAAATGGTCAGGGTCATCAGTTGGAGAGCAACCTGGCCAATGTGGAGTGGGCATGTGAGGAGGCAATGAGGAACCTCCAG GTGAGGAACCAAGAGTTGGAGGAGCTGAACAAAGATCTCAGGCAGTGTAACCTACAGCAATTCATTCTTCAGACAGGATCGACAGTAACCAATGGTCAGCTACGGTCTGATGAAGAATCCTTTCCTGATCCTACTGACTTGCAAAGTTCAAGACACCACAAGAGCAGAG GTCCAACAGACTCTCCCCCTCAGAACACAGCCAAGCATGTACTCAGCCATTCCCGGAATGTGAAGAACACGCTGGTGTCCAGTATGAAGCCTGAGG TTCTATCTTCTCGAGAAACATCCTGGACCTAA